One Syntrophorhabdus sp. genomic window carries:
- a CDS encoding prolyl oligopeptidase family serine peptidase: MIEQPFEIDSRYNRISGIMIIPRSRKRFPCAVLSHGLVSSKESSKYITLSERLSEAGIASCRFDYHGCGESGGNIEETTLTIRLDNLSAIVDHVLSHPSVDPARIGIIGSSFGGSTALLKAARDERIRCVSLWATPHLLENKDESTISDIVFKETIFTDFQSYDVLGEARKVCRALVIHGEADEVVPCAEGKAIYKRLGKPKAIEVIKGGDHIFSAEAHRNKAITLALNWFRRYLISDGEK; this comes from the coding sequence ATGATAGAGCAACCTTTTGAGATCGACTCACGGTACAACCGGATAAGCGGCATCATGATCATCCCCCGGTCCAGAAAGAGATTCCCCTGCGCCGTCCTTTCCCATGGACTGGTGAGTTCGAAGGAGAGCTCGAAATACATAACGCTTTCCGAACGGCTCTCGGAGGCGGGAATAGCCTCCTGCAGGTTCGACTACCATGGTTGCGGGGAGAGCGGTGGGAACATAGAGGAGACAACCCTGACCATACGACTCGACAACCTGAGCGCCATTGTCGACCATGTGCTTTCCCACCCTTCCGTGGACCCCGCAAGGATAGGCATCATAGGAAGCAGCTTCGGCGGCTCCACGGCACTTCTCAAAGCGGCCCGTGATGAGCGGATCCGGTGCGTGTCCCTCTGGGCCACCCCCCACCTGCTGGAGAACAAGGACGAGAGCACCATCTCCGACATCGTCTTCAAGGAAACGATATTCACGGATTTCCAGTCATACGACGTGCTGGGAGAGGCCAGGAAGGTGTGCCGGGCCCTCGTCATTCACGGAGAGGCCGACGAGGTCGTCCCCTGCGCTGAAGGAAAAGCGATCTACAAACGTCTGGGCAAACCCAAGGCCATTGAGGTGATCAAGGGCGGCGACCACATCTTCTCGGCGGAAGCCCACAGGAACAAGGCCATCACCCTCGCCCTCAACTGGTTCAGAAGATACCTCATCTCGGACGGAGAAAAGTAA
- a CDS encoding 4Fe-4S binding protein, with protein sequence MPAKVDQDACTGCGACAEICPADAITVDDTAKVDPELCTECGACTEECPVEAITLEE encoded by the coding sequence ATGCCTGCAAAAGTTGATCAAGATGCCTGCACAGGGTGCGGAGCCTGTGCCGAGATCTGCCCCGCCGATGCTATCACCGTTGATGACACGGCAAAAGTTGACCCTGAACTGTGCACCGAATGCGGCGCCTGTACAGAAGAATGTCCCGTAGAAGCTATCACTTTGGAAGAGTAA
- a CDS encoding (Fe-S)-binding protein → TCPHCYTTIKKEYAQIGGNFEVYHQAEFINKLMSEGKLKLNPALEGKVTLHDPCYLGRVNGIFDQPRNVLGKVSKGAYEEMRRNHNQSFCCGGGGGRIWMEEHHKRINHARIDEAIAIEANTVVTACPYCLIMMEDAIKDKEKIETMKAMDLSEVVVKGL, encoded by the coding sequence ACCTGTCCTCACTGCTACACCACGATCAAGAAGGAATACGCGCAGATCGGCGGCAACTTCGAGGTCTACCATCAGGCGGAATTCATCAACAAGCTGATGAGCGAAGGCAAGCTCAAACTGAATCCCGCCCTCGAAGGAAAGGTGACGCTCCACGATCCGTGTTATCTCGGCCGGGTCAACGGCATCTTCGACCAGCCCCGCAACGTCCTCGGAAAGGTCAGCAAGGGTGCCTACGAGGAGATGCGCAGGAACCACAACCAGAGCTTCTGCTGTGGCGGCGGCGGCGGCCGGATATGGATGGAAGAGCATCACAAGAGGATAAACCATGCCAGGATCGACGAGGCCATAGCGATCGAGGCCAATACCGTCGTGACGGCATGTCCATACTGCCTTATCATGATGGAAGACGCCATCAAGGACAAGGAAAAGATCGAGACCATGAAGGCCATGGACCTTTCGGAAGTGGTGGTAAAGGGTCTGTAA